Proteins encoded in a region of the Dreissena polymorpha isolate Duluth1 chromosome 6, UMN_Dpol_1.0, whole genome shotgun sequence genome:
- the LOC127834716 gene encoding uncharacterized protein LOC127834716 isoform X3, producing MKYTVASGDCGSPKSPTVVIFPPFGKINREPLNLQLSHGEPHGHRKFEKIQPRMSSSSFHSPDHFRSDVGLHSPHHSPQIYPVQMYPLFTGHNGPRDDQVENNLKEKRKNFSTSRDSSGSHHNQLNEAEEAAPSKGKLSITSRMSIIIVGLLVILCCVVSFAALIMNIRHQVTISNLLTTTETLRSALAKAEDRSNLCLPCADLSLGPFPENTPGLDELLKRDEDGHHICCAKTSHQTSVFLNLFAKRKQEEKCAQELINSETKPSALCNPSGTAGSPSIPTNGNSFGNISAHLQAGTQPSNLVGDVPIRNWSIGPVAPGTHLTNIQLSHDNHSLVIPESGRYFLYSQVGFLIYYKQDQQDTLLDPQDRSQSLFHSVYRYNVIYPLGDQELLRSDVTQCWEQKKDYGRYTSYVGASVQLNKGDLIYVKVSKIQLLAQGEAGVTYFGLFKIG from the exons ATGAAGTACACGGTGGCATCCGGCGACTGCGGCAGTCCGAAAAGTCCAACAGTTGTGATTTTCCCGCCGTTTGGAAAGATTAACAGAG AGCCATTAAATTTGCAATTATCCCACGGAGAACCACATGGTCACCGgaagtttgaaaagattcaaccACGCATGAGCTCGTCTTCGTTCCACTCCCCTGACCACTTCCGGTCGGATGTAGGCCTACACTCACCCCACCACAGTCCTCAAATCTACCCCGTGCAaatgtatccattatttacagGTCACAACGGGCCACGCGATGATCAGGTGGAAAATAACCTCAAGGAGAAACGTAAGAACTTTTCAACATCACGTGACAGCTCGGGCAGTCACCATAACCAGTTAAATGAAGCTGAAGAGGCAGCGCCGTCGAAGGGGAAATTGTCGATAACCTCGAGAATGTCGATTATTATTGTTGGACTGCTTGTTATTCTTTGCTGCGTTGTATCTTTTGCCGCCCTGATCATGAACATCCGTCACCAAGTCACGATTTCAAACCTGCTCACGACGACCGAGACTTTGCGCAGTGCGCTTGCGAAGGCGGAAGATCGATCGAATTTGTGTCTGCCGTGTGCGGATCTTTCGTTGGGGCCATTCCCGGAAAATACACCGGGACTCGATGAGCTTCTGAAACGCGATGAAGACGGGCATCACATTTGCTGTGCAAAAACGTCTCACCAAACGTCAGTGTTCCTGAATTTG TTCGCAAAAAGAAAGCAGGAGGAAAAATGTGCTCAAG AGTTAATCAACTCGGAGACCAAGCCGTCTGCATTGTGCAATCCTTCCGGTACTGCTGGCTCTCCGTCCATTCCCACAAATGGTAACTCATTCGGCAACATATCAGCGCACCTGCAGGCCGGGACGCAGCCGTCAAATCTAG TCGGAGACGTTCCGATCCGGAATTGGAGTATCGGCCCGGTCGCGCCTGGAACTCACCTCACCAACATACAGCTCTCCCATGACAACCATTCCCTAGTCATTCCGGAGTCCGGCCGCTACTTCCTGTACAGTCAGGTCGGTTTCCTCATCTACTACAAGCAAGACCAGCAAGACACGCTGCTTGATCCGCAGGATCGCTCGCAGTCGCTGTTCCACTCCGTCTACCGTTACAACGTCATCTATCCCTTGGGCGACCAGGAACTGTTGCGAAGTGACGTCACACAGTGCTGGGAACAGAAGAAAGACTACGGACGGTACACGAGCTACGTCGGCGCCTCAGTCCAACTCAATAAGGGCGATCTGATCTATGTTAAAGTCTCTAAAATCCAACTCCTTGCCCAGGGAGAAGCCGGAGTAACATATTTCGGTTTGTTCAAGATAGGTTGA
- the LOC127834716 gene encoding uncharacterized protein LOC127834716 isoform X2, which yields MRRLTRFPDHRKCLSDEYLHLNMDNCVRGLKEELEPLNLQLSHGEPHGHRKFEKIQPRMSSSSFHSPDHFRSDVGLHSPHHSPQIYPVQMYPLFTGHNGPRDDQVENNLKEKRKNFSTSRDSSGSHHNQLNEAEEAAPSKGKLSITSRMSIIIVGLLVILCCVVSFAALIMNIRHQVTISNLLTTTETLRSALAKAEDRSNLCLPCADLSLGPFPENTPGLDELLKRDEDGHHICCAKTSHQTSVFLNLFAKRKQEEKCAQELINSETKPSALCNPSGTAGSPSIPTNGNSFGNISAHLQAGTQPSNLVGDVPIRNWSIGPVAPGTHLTNIQLSHDNHSLVIPESGRYFLYSQVGFLIYYKQDQQDTLLDPQDRSQSLFHSVYRYNVIYPLGDQELLRSDVTQCWEQKKDYGRYTSYVGASVQLNKGDLIYVKVSKIQLLAQGEAGVTYFGLFKIG from the exons ATGCGACGACTTACGAGGTTTCCTGACCACAGGAAATGTCTGA GTGACGAATACTTACACTTAAACATGGATAATTGTGTACGGGGACTGAAAGAGGAATTAG AGCCATTAAATTTGCAATTATCCCACGGAGAACCACATGGTCACCGgaagtttgaaaagattcaaccACGCATGAGCTCGTCTTCGTTCCACTCCCCTGACCACTTCCGGTCGGATGTAGGCCTACACTCACCCCACCACAGTCCTCAAATCTACCCCGTGCAaatgtatccattatttacagGTCACAACGGGCCACGCGATGATCAGGTGGAAAATAACCTCAAGGAGAAACGTAAGAACTTTTCAACATCACGTGACAGCTCGGGCAGTCACCATAACCAGTTAAATGAAGCTGAAGAGGCAGCGCCGTCGAAGGGGAAATTGTCGATAACCTCGAGAATGTCGATTATTATTGTTGGACTGCTTGTTATTCTTTGCTGCGTTGTATCTTTTGCCGCCCTGATCATGAACATCCGTCACCAAGTCACGATTTCAAACCTGCTCACGACGACCGAGACTTTGCGCAGTGCGCTTGCGAAGGCGGAAGATCGATCGAATTTGTGTCTGCCGTGTGCGGATCTTTCGTTGGGGCCATTCCCGGAAAATACACCGGGACTCGATGAGCTTCTGAAACGCGATGAAGACGGGCATCACATTTGCTGTGCAAAAACGTCTCACCAAACGTCAGTGTTCCTGAATTTG TTCGCAAAAAGAAAGCAGGAGGAAAAATGTGCTCAAG AGTTAATCAACTCGGAGACCAAGCCGTCTGCATTGTGCAATCCTTCCGGTACTGCTGGCTCTCCGTCCATTCCCACAAATGGTAACTCATTCGGCAACATATCAGCGCACCTGCAGGCCGGGACGCAGCCGTCAAATCTAG TCGGAGACGTTCCGATCCGGAATTGGAGTATCGGCCCGGTCGCGCCTGGAACTCACCTCACCAACATACAGCTCTCCCATGACAACCATTCCCTAGTCATTCCGGAGTCCGGCCGCTACTTCCTGTACAGTCAGGTCGGTTTCCTCATCTACTACAAGCAAGACCAGCAAGACACGCTGCTTGATCCGCAGGATCGCTCGCAGTCGCTGTTCCACTCCGTCTACCGTTACAACGTCATCTATCCCTTGGGCGACCAGGAACTGTTGCGAAGTGACGTCACACAGTGCTGGGAACAGAAGAAAGACTACGGACGGTACACGAGCTACGTCGGCGCCTCAGTCCAACTCAATAAGGGCGATCTGATCTATGTTAAAGTCTCTAAAATCCAACTCCTTGCCCAGGGAGAAGCCGGAGTAACATATTTCGGTTTGTTCAAGATAGGTTGA
- the LOC127834716 gene encoding uncharacterized protein LOC127834716 isoform X5 → MDNCVRGLKEELEPLNLQLSHGEPHGHRKFEKIQPRMSSSSFHSPDHFRSDVGLHSPHHSPQIYPVQMYPLFTGHNGPRDDQVENNLKEKRKNFSTSRDSSGSHHNQLNEAEEAAPSKGKLSITSRMSIIIVGLLVILCCVVSFAALIMNIRHQVTISNLLTTTETLRSALAKAEDRSNLCLPCADLSLGPFPENTPGLDELLKRDEDGHHICCAKTSHQTSVFLNLFAKRKQEEKCAQELINSETKPSALCNPSGTAGSPSIPTNGNSFGNISAHLQAGTQPSNLVGDVPIRNWSIGPVAPGTHLTNIQLSHDNHSLVIPESGRYFLYSQVGFLIYYKQDQQDTLLDPQDRSQSLFHSVYRYNVIYPLGDQELLRSDVTQCWEQKKDYGRYTSYVGASVQLNKGDLIYVKVSKIQLLAQGEAGVTYFGLFKIG, encoded by the exons ATGGATAATTGTGTACGGGGACTGAAAGAGGAATTAG AGCCATTAAATTTGCAATTATCCCACGGAGAACCACATGGTCACCGgaagtttgaaaagattcaaccACGCATGAGCTCGTCTTCGTTCCACTCCCCTGACCACTTCCGGTCGGATGTAGGCCTACACTCACCCCACCACAGTCCTCAAATCTACCCCGTGCAaatgtatccattatttacagGTCACAACGGGCCACGCGATGATCAGGTGGAAAATAACCTCAAGGAGAAACGTAAGAACTTTTCAACATCACGTGACAGCTCGGGCAGTCACCATAACCAGTTAAATGAAGCTGAAGAGGCAGCGCCGTCGAAGGGGAAATTGTCGATAACCTCGAGAATGTCGATTATTATTGTTGGACTGCTTGTTATTCTTTGCTGCGTTGTATCTTTTGCCGCCCTGATCATGAACATCCGTCACCAAGTCACGATTTCAAACCTGCTCACGACGACCGAGACTTTGCGCAGTGCGCTTGCGAAGGCGGAAGATCGATCGAATTTGTGTCTGCCGTGTGCGGATCTTTCGTTGGGGCCATTCCCGGAAAATACACCGGGACTCGATGAGCTTCTGAAACGCGATGAAGACGGGCATCACATTTGCTGTGCAAAAACGTCTCACCAAACGTCAGTGTTCCTGAATTTG TTCGCAAAAAGAAAGCAGGAGGAAAAATGTGCTCAAG AGTTAATCAACTCGGAGACCAAGCCGTCTGCATTGTGCAATCCTTCCGGTACTGCTGGCTCTCCGTCCATTCCCACAAATGGTAACTCATTCGGCAACATATCAGCGCACCTGCAGGCCGGGACGCAGCCGTCAAATCTAG TCGGAGACGTTCCGATCCGGAATTGGAGTATCGGCCCGGTCGCGCCTGGAACTCACCTCACCAACATACAGCTCTCCCATGACAACCATTCCCTAGTCATTCCGGAGTCCGGCCGCTACTTCCTGTACAGTCAGGTCGGTTTCCTCATCTACTACAAGCAAGACCAGCAAGACACGCTGCTTGATCCGCAGGATCGCTCGCAGTCGCTGTTCCACTCCGTCTACCGTTACAACGTCATCTATCCCTTGGGCGACCAGGAACTGTTGCGAAGTGACGTCACACAGTGCTGGGAACAGAAGAAAGACTACGGACGGTACACGAGCTACGTCGGCGCCTCAGTCCAACTCAATAAGGGCGATCTGATCTATGTTAAAGTCTCTAAAATCCAACTCCTTGCCCAGGGAGAAGCCGGAGTAACATATTTCGGTTTGTTCAAGATAGGTTGA
- the LOC127834716 gene encoding uncharacterized protein LOC127834716 isoform X1, which produces MAMCRFPIFLALAVITRSECMEILPAEPLNLQLSHGEPHGHRKFEKIQPRMSSSSFHSPDHFRSDVGLHSPHHSPQIYPVQMYPLFTGHNGPRDDQVENNLKEKRKNFSTSRDSSGSHHNQLNEAEEAAPSKGKLSITSRMSIIIVGLLVILCCVVSFAALIMNIRHQVTISNLLTTTETLRSALAKAEDRSNLCLPCADLSLGPFPENTPGLDELLKRDEDGHHICCAKTSHQTSVFLNLFAKRKQEEKCAQELINSETKPSALCNPSGTAGSPSIPTNGNSFGNISAHLQAGTQPSNLVGDVPIRNWSIGPVAPGTHLTNIQLSHDNHSLVIPESGRYFLYSQVGFLIYYKQDQQDTLLDPQDRSQSLFHSVYRYNVIYPLGDQELLRSDVTQCWEQKKDYGRYTSYVGASVQLNKGDLIYVKVSKIQLLAQGEAGVTYFGLFKIG; this is translated from the exons ATGGCGATGTGTCGTTTTCCTATTTTTCTTGCGCTCGCCGTCATAACACGATCCGAATGTATGGAAATCTTGCCTGCAG AGCCATTAAATTTGCAATTATCCCACGGAGAACCACATGGTCACCGgaagtttgaaaagattcaaccACGCATGAGCTCGTCTTCGTTCCACTCCCCTGACCACTTCCGGTCGGATGTAGGCCTACACTCACCCCACCACAGTCCTCAAATCTACCCCGTGCAaatgtatccattatttacagGTCACAACGGGCCACGCGATGATCAGGTGGAAAATAACCTCAAGGAGAAACGTAAGAACTTTTCAACATCACGTGACAGCTCGGGCAGTCACCATAACCAGTTAAATGAAGCTGAAGAGGCAGCGCCGTCGAAGGGGAAATTGTCGATAACCTCGAGAATGTCGATTATTATTGTTGGACTGCTTGTTATTCTTTGCTGCGTTGTATCTTTTGCCGCCCTGATCATGAACATCCGTCACCAAGTCACGATTTCAAACCTGCTCACGACGACCGAGACTTTGCGCAGTGCGCTTGCGAAGGCGGAAGATCGATCGAATTTGTGTCTGCCGTGTGCGGATCTTTCGTTGGGGCCATTCCCGGAAAATACACCGGGACTCGATGAGCTTCTGAAACGCGATGAAGACGGGCATCACATTTGCTGTGCAAAAACGTCTCACCAAACGTCAGTGTTCCTGAATTTG TTCGCAAAAAGAAAGCAGGAGGAAAAATGTGCTCAAG AGTTAATCAACTCGGAGACCAAGCCGTCTGCATTGTGCAATCCTTCCGGTACTGCTGGCTCTCCGTCCATTCCCACAAATGGTAACTCATTCGGCAACATATCAGCGCACCTGCAGGCCGGGACGCAGCCGTCAAATCTAG TCGGAGACGTTCCGATCCGGAATTGGAGTATCGGCCCGGTCGCGCCTGGAACTCACCTCACCAACATACAGCTCTCCCATGACAACCATTCCCTAGTCATTCCGGAGTCCGGCCGCTACTTCCTGTACAGTCAGGTCGGTTTCCTCATCTACTACAAGCAAGACCAGCAAGACACGCTGCTTGATCCGCAGGATCGCTCGCAGTCGCTGTTCCACTCCGTCTACCGTTACAACGTCATCTATCCCTTGGGCGACCAGGAACTGTTGCGAAGTGACGTCACACAGTGCTGGGAACAGAAGAAAGACTACGGACGGTACACGAGCTACGTCGGCGCCTCAGTCCAACTCAATAAGGGCGATCTGATCTATGTTAAAGTCTCTAAAATCCAACTCCTTGCCCAGGGAGAAGCCGGAGTAACATATTTCGGTTTGTTCAAGATAGGTTGA
- the LOC127834716 gene encoding uncharacterized protein LOC127834716 isoform X4, with the protein MLNARATLPFKMYSLVHTEPLNLQLSHGEPHGHRKFEKIQPRMSSSSFHSPDHFRSDVGLHSPHHSPQIYPVQMYPLFTGHNGPRDDQVENNLKEKRKNFSTSRDSSGSHHNQLNEAEEAAPSKGKLSITSRMSIIIVGLLVILCCVVSFAALIMNIRHQVTISNLLTTTETLRSALAKAEDRSNLCLPCADLSLGPFPENTPGLDELLKRDEDGHHICCAKTSHQTSVFLNLFAKRKQEEKCAQELINSETKPSALCNPSGTAGSPSIPTNGNSFGNISAHLQAGTQPSNLVGDVPIRNWSIGPVAPGTHLTNIQLSHDNHSLVIPESGRYFLYSQVGFLIYYKQDQQDTLLDPQDRSQSLFHSVYRYNVIYPLGDQELLRSDVTQCWEQKKDYGRYTSYVGASVQLNKGDLIYVKVSKIQLLAQGEAGVTYFGLFKIG; encoded by the exons ATGCTTAATGCACGAGCTACTCtgccttttaaaatgtactcTCTAGTTCACACAG AGCCATTAAATTTGCAATTATCCCACGGAGAACCACATGGTCACCGgaagtttgaaaagattcaaccACGCATGAGCTCGTCTTCGTTCCACTCCCCTGACCACTTCCGGTCGGATGTAGGCCTACACTCACCCCACCACAGTCCTCAAATCTACCCCGTGCAaatgtatccattatttacagGTCACAACGGGCCACGCGATGATCAGGTGGAAAATAACCTCAAGGAGAAACGTAAGAACTTTTCAACATCACGTGACAGCTCGGGCAGTCACCATAACCAGTTAAATGAAGCTGAAGAGGCAGCGCCGTCGAAGGGGAAATTGTCGATAACCTCGAGAATGTCGATTATTATTGTTGGACTGCTTGTTATTCTTTGCTGCGTTGTATCTTTTGCCGCCCTGATCATGAACATCCGTCACCAAGTCACGATTTCAAACCTGCTCACGACGACCGAGACTTTGCGCAGTGCGCTTGCGAAGGCGGAAGATCGATCGAATTTGTGTCTGCCGTGTGCGGATCTTTCGTTGGGGCCATTCCCGGAAAATACACCGGGACTCGATGAGCTTCTGAAACGCGATGAAGACGGGCATCACATTTGCTGTGCAAAAACGTCTCACCAAACGTCAGTGTTCCTGAATTTG TTCGCAAAAAGAAAGCAGGAGGAAAAATGTGCTCAAG AGTTAATCAACTCGGAGACCAAGCCGTCTGCATTGTGCAATCCTTCCGGTACTGCTGGCTCTCCGTCCATTCCCACAAATGGTAACTCATTCGGCAACATATCAGCGCACCTGCAGGCCGGGACGCAGCCGTCAAATCTAG TCGGAGACGTTCCGATCCGGAATTGGAGTATCGGCCCGGTCGCGCCTGGAACTCACCTCACCAACATACAGCTCTCCCATGACAACCATTCCCTAGTCATTCCGGAGTCCGGCCGCTACTTCCTGTACAGTCAGGTCGGTTTCCTCATCTACTACAAGCAAGACCAGCAAGACACGCTGCTTGATCCGCAGGATCGCTCGCAGTCGCTGTTCCACTCCGTCTACCGTTACAACGTCATCTATCCCTTGGGCGACCAGGAACTGTTGCGAAGTGACGTCACACAGTGCTGGGAACAGAAGAAAGACTACGGACGGTACACGAGCTACGTCGGCGCCTCAGTCCAACTCAATAAGGGCGATCTGATCTATGTTAAAGTCTCTAAAATCCAACTCCTTGCCCAGGGAGAAGCCGGAGTAACATATTTCGGTTTGTTCAAGATAGGTTGA
- the LOC127834716 gene encoding uncharacterized protein LOC127834716 isoform X6, translating to MSSSSFHSPDHFRSDVGLHSPHHSPQIYPVQMYPLFTGHNGPRDDQVENNLKEKRKNFSTSRDSSGSHHNQLNEAEEAAPSKGKLSITSRMSIIIVGLLVILCCVVSFAALIMNIRHQVTISNLLTTTETLRSALAKAEDRSNLCLPCADLSLGPFPENTPGLDELLKRDEDGHHICCAKTSHQTSVFLNLFAKRKQEEKCAQELINSETKPSALCNPSGTAGSPSIPTNGNSFGNISAHLQAGTQPSNLVGDVPIRNWSIGPVAPGTHLTNIQLSHDNHSLVIPESGRYFLYSQVGFLIYYKQDQQDTLLDPQDRSQSLFHSVYRYNVIYPLGDQELLRSDVTQCWEQKKDYGRYTSYVGASVQLNKGDLIYVKVSKIQLLAQGEAGVTYFGLFKIG from the exons ATGAGCTCGTCTTCGTTCCACTCCCCTGACCACTTCCGGTCGGATGTAGGCCTACACTCACCCCACCACAGTCCTCAAATCTACCCCGTGCAaatgtatccattatttacagGTCACAACGGGCCACGCGATGATCAGGTGGAAAATAACCTCAAGGAGAAACGTAAGAACTTTTCAACATCACGTGACAGCTCGGGCAGTCACCATAACCAGTTAAATGAAGCTGAAGAGGCAGCGCCGTCGAAGGGGAAATTGTCGATAACCTCGAGAATGTCGATTATTATTGTTGGACTGCTTGTTATTCTTTGCTGCGTTGTATCTTTTGCCGCCCTGATCATGAACATCCGTCACCAAGTCACGATTTCAAACCTGCTCACGACGACCGAGACTTTGCGCAGTGCGCTTGCGAAGGCGGAAGATCGATCGAATTTGTGTCTGCCGTGTGCGGATCTTTCGTTGGGGCCATTCCCGGAAAATACACCGGGACTCGATGAGCTTCTGAAACGCGATGAAGACGGGCATCACATTTGCTGTGCAAAAACGTCTCACCAAACGTCAGTGTTCCTGAATTTG TTCGCAAAAAGAAAGCAGGAGGAAAAATGTGCTCAAG AGTTAATCAACTCGGAGACCAAGCCGTCTGCATTGTGCAATCCTTCCGGTACTGCTGGCTCTCCGTCCATTCCCACAAATGGTAACTCATTCGGCAACATATCAGCGCACCTGCAGGCCGGGACGCAGCCGTCAAATCTAG TCGGAGACGTTCCGATCCGGAATTGGAGTATCGGCCCGGTCGCGCCTGGAACTCACCTCACCAACATACAGCTCTCCCATGACAACCATTCCCTAGTCATTCCGGAGTCCGGCCGCTACTTCCTGTACAGTCAGGTCGGTTTCCTCATCTACTACAAGCAAGACCAGCAAGACACGCTGCTTGATCCGCAGGATCGCTCGCAGTCGCTGTTCCACTCCGTCTACCGTTACAACGTCATCTATCCCTTGGGCGACCAGGAACTGTTGCGAAGTGACGTCACACAGTGCTGGGAACAGAAGAAAGACTACGGACGGTACACGAGCTACGTCGGCGCCTCAGTCCAACTCAATAAGGGCGATCTGATCTATGTTAAAGTCTCTAAAATCCAACTCCTTGCCCAGGGAGAAGCCGGAGTAACATATTTCGGTTTGTTCAAGATAGGTTGA